The following nucleotide sequence is from Strix uralensis isolate ZFMK-TIS-50842 chromosome 15, bStrUra1, whole genome shotgun sequence.
CCCAGTTGGAGCAGGGGGACCTGTGCCTTGCACCACTCCCatcccagtatggcccagtggTGGGACTGGGGGCCACGGTACAGCCCCGATACCTGTGCGGTGGTGCAGGGCAGCCGATTCCGCTGCGTTCCTGCACTTGGACCTGGCGGTGGAGAATGGGACAGGGGGGCTGGCGCCGGCGCGGCCCCTCACCTGGCAGGTGGAGTACCCGGGCCAGGACCCTGAGGCCCAGAAGGACAAACTGGTGTGGGAGATCCAGGTGTCAGAGCGGGACGTCCGTGCCCTCGTCCCCTTGGTACAGGTGGGTGACCCCCACCCTGGCCTCCACCCCCTGCCCCCGTGCTGACCCCAAAACCCGTGGGGCCACGCATTTCAGCCCCCGCTTTGCCCCCCAGGAGCTGGAGATCCTCAACACGGCCCCGCTGACCGGGGTCCCCCGCGCTGTCCCGGTGAAACTGGTGGCGGTGGAAGCGGGGGGTGGCGTGGCCGAGCTCACCGAGCACCCGGGCTGCGAGTCGACCGACAAGCAGGTGCTGCAGGTGAGCAAAgcccccccgttccccccccaACACCCACCACCAGCATCCCCCTgaccctgcctgctccccctgcccctctaCATACCCGCCTGCTCCTCTCTTCAGGTGTCGGATGCCTGTGATGCGGTGTTTGTGGGGGGCAAAGAGAgccggggggctcggggggcccGGGTGGATTTCTGGGCCCGGCGCCTACACGCTTCGCTGCGCTTCACCGTCTGGGCACCGCTGCTGCCGCTGCGTGTCCAACTGGGTgacaccacgctggagcaagtGCGGGGCTGGCGCCTGCCCGGGGGCCCCGAGAGGTGAGCACGGGGCCCTGGGAAAGGCGGGGGGTCCCCCGTCACCACGGTGGCGGgtgaggagggagctgggagtgggtgctgagccccagcacaCTCGTGACACATGTCTCTGCCCTGCTGGGCCACATGGTGCTTCGGGTGGGCACCCCTGCTCTGCTGAGCCCCCACGCACACGTGACACATGTCCCCGCCCCACCGAGCCCCACGGCACCCATGAGATGCACCCCTGCCCCGCTGAGCCCCCATGCACTCGTGACACATCCCCCATGCCCCCCACTCCCATGGTCCCCCCCCTCTACGCCCAAACAAGCCCTGCTGAGCCCCGCAGGGCTGGTGACACGGGTGtccccgccacccccccagcGCCCCGGCGGAGGCGGAGGAGCCTGGCGAGGAGGCcgagcggcgggcgcgggggtGCCGGCCACAGTACCAGCGGACGGAGCTGAGGGTCCTGGCACATTTCGTGGCCCACCCGCTCGACGGTGGCCATCACCTCACCTACCTGCCTGGCCCCGAGTGGCTTCTGGATGTCACCCACCTGGTAGCCAACCGGACCCGGGTGCAAGACCCCCGTGTGGCCTCGCTGGAGGGGGACACTGTGGTGGTTGGCCGGGAGCCTGGGGTCACCTCTGTGGAGGTAGGTTTGGGGACTTGCcttttgggggggcagggggagatgcaggggggtgttgTGGGGGGTagaggggaactgggggggtgcaggggagagatggggagggtgTGGAGTTTGGAGAGATGGAGttgaggggctggagggggtcctgggggcagagggagagaggtggggggctggtgggggtcATGGGGGCAGAAGAGAGCTTGAGGGGGTGTGAAGGGACTGGAGGAGGATCctggggggggaactggggggctTTGGGTGCGGGAGAGATGAAtatggggggctggtgggggtcCTGAGGGCAGAGGAGAAGTGTAGGTCGTGCAGGGACTGGAGTGGGATCCTGGGGCGGagctgggggggtgtgggtgccGGAGAGATAGAGGTGGGGTCTggagggggtcctgggggcagagggagggagatggggggcaggtggggttCCCAGGGGGAGCTGAGGGACGCAGAGACTTGGGGGGCCAGGCCAGAGGTAGTAGAGGTCGGAAGCCATGAAGTCTGGGGGCTCACAAGGTTCCACCCCCCTCGGTGCCCCCCCCAGGTCCGCTCCCCGCTCTCGGATTCCATCCTGGGGGAGCAGATGCTGGTGGTGTCGGAGGAGAAGGTGACGGTGACGGAGCTGCGAGCCCAGGTGGTGTCTGGGCTGGCCCTGAGCCTGCGGGCAGAGCCGGGCCACCCCGGGCTGGTCACGGCCACCGCCCAGGGCACAGCCACCCTGCGTGCCCCCAGACaggtgagcagggtggggggcaggcAGTGTCGGGGTGCCCTGCCCCCCTCTCCGGTGCCATGCCCCCCCCTTTCCCCGTCATCTGTGGCAGGAGGCGACGCTGTCCGTCTGGCTGTCCTTCTCCGACCGCACGCTGGCCCCACTGGAGCTGTACGGCTGGCAGGATGCGGCCTTGACCGTGACCTCGCTAGACCCCGCCGTGGCCACCGTGGGGGGCTCGCCCGGTGTCCCCGCCGCTCGCCCCTGGGTGGTGGCGGAGGGGCCGGGGCGaggggctctgctgcagctcagcctgcACCCCCTGGATGCCTGTCGCCGGGGCCGGCACCGAGTGGCCGCATTGGCCACCGTCACTGCTTGGCTTGAGGTAGGGGCCGGCCGGCGTGCCCCCACCTCCGGTAGCCCCCGGGGTGGCCCCCCCCGGGCCAGCTCGCCCTTCCCACGAGCCGAGGGGGCCATGTCGGGGGAGGCGGTGACGGCGGCCAGCGAGCCGCGGCGGAGGGACCCCGCCGGCGTCGGACCTGCCTCCACCAAGCTCCAAGGGCTGGGGTCTTCctcggaggaggaagaggaggaaggctaCGGCCGCAACCGTGCCggcggggaggaagaggaggaggaggatgagatGGTGAAGGCTCCCGAGCGGGTGACCGACCTGGAGATCGGCATGTACGTCCTGCTGGGCGTCTTCTGCTTGGccatcttcatcttcctcatcaACTGCATCTTCTTCGTCCTGCGGTACCAGCAGAAGGAGCTGCCAGATGCCGGCGCGGCCCCttcagccccccagccccacaactgGGTCTGGTTGGGCACCGACCAGGAGGAGCTGAGCCGGCAACTGGACCGCCGGCAGCCCGAGCCCCCGGCCCCCGAGGTGGCCCCCGAGGCCGGGCGCTGCTGTTGCGGGGTACCCCCGGGCACCGCGCCTGGTTCCGAAATAGGGGTTGttccccccagcaccccgacACCCGGAGCTCCCCTGCCTCGTAAAGAGGGGGTTACGCCAGGGGGTGGCCGGAGGAAGCGGGTGGAATTTGTCACCTTCGCGTCCCCCCGGGTCCCCgaggagcccccccagcccgcccccAACGTCCAGTCCATCCTGGTGGCCAGCGAGGATGACATTCGCTGGGTGTGCGAGGACATGGGGCTGCGGGACCCCGAGGAGCTCAGGAGCTACATGGAGAGGATCCGGGGCAGCTCCTGACCCCGGGGGGAcaggcccccggcccccccaacCCCAGGCAAACCAGTAAGAGACCGACCTCCTCCCCACACTGCCCTGGACTGGGGGGGAGACACCCTGTCCCCCACCTTTCCCTGCCTGTAGCGGGCTGTGCTGCTCCTGGGGGCCACTGCTTGTCCCTTCGTGGTGGCCTGAGCCCTGCCCCAGTGGGGCCACCCAAGGGACCGTCCCCAGATGCCCgcggcagggtgggggggtggtctCCACCCAGTTCAGAGCATCCCCTTCTTTGGGGTCCGTGGCAGCTCCCCCCACCTCAGTGGCATCGGGGAGGAAGCCGGGGTGCTCTTACTGCTTTGGGTCTCATTGTGACATTGTGTTCatagtgatgatgatgatgatgagtcCTGTGGTCTGATTCCAGGGAGGGTCCCGTGCCCCCCGCCGCACCCGTGccgtggggaggaggggggtgtgCGCCCTCCCCACCTTCACCCTGACCACGCATCCGTTTTGTACGACTGGCATTTTCTACCTGTTAACGCccccggggaaggggctgccAAGAGGGGCTGTTATTTATGGCAGATTTTTAAACTCTGACgttgttacaaaaataaaatatttaaaaaagacaaaCTGGGAACCGCAGAGACCGGCTCTACCAGGCACAGCCAAGCCCGCGGAGCTCCCGGGACCGGCACATGCCCTTGATGTTGGCTCCACGTGGGGACAAACGTGGGAGCTGGTCATGGGAAGGGCTCGGGGGCTGGTGCTGGCACTGGCCCAGCCAGGGTGACCTTGGGGTGACCTCCTTCCTCCCTGTCCTGCCATGGCCAAGgggctgctgccttcctcctcctcctccccctcctcctgtcCAGCCCCAACACCCAGGATGAGGGagcagcctgtccctgcctggtcCTGGGTCCCCCCACACTGTGGCCAGTC
It contains:
- the TMEM132A gene encoding transmembrane protein 132A; this encodes MAPAPAPVPAPGARLALLVAALICASVRGDGDPPDPVYLPADLEVLGVPEYYRLQRVDQDLPANTSLHARSETYLLLRHNSATQPLVQATYPPFSTRQEVPMETPLGRDGSVPWAIRAVSLESAVSPAEPFARVLFHLQGPDWLPGEREHPGEREHPGEQEHPRERDLPCVTLHAHHRGRVARGTCRLQAPLGVCVVELEIPPRWFSPASPTPRSRRRAAEPPGRPEPPEPVELHYGVVGPGECGRAGGRERSRSGEARRYLGTLELRASEPARRQEVRLDDKVLLRVPDATLRPGQRFTATVALRHNFTADQLTLRIKAKKGLQVVGARPGVPTAWSTQLERTRGPKHSTVVVTCRRSGDARGGWRAADSAAFLHLDLAVENGTGGLAPARPLTWQVEYPGQDPEAQKDKLVWEIQVSERDVRALVPLVQELEILNTAPLTGVPRAVPVKLVAVEAGGGVAELTEHPGCESTDKQVLQVSDACDAVFVGGKESRGARGARVDFWARRLHASLRFTVWAPLLPLRVQLGDTTLEQVRGWRLPGGPESAPAEAEEPGEEAERRARGCRPQYQRTELRVLAHFVAHPLDGGHHLTYLPGPEWLLDVTHLVANRTRVQDPRVASLEGDTVVVGREPGVTSVEVRSPLSDSILGEQMLVVSEEKVTVTELRAQVVSGLALSLRAEPGHPGLVTATAQGTATLRAPRQEATLSVWLSFSDRTLAPLELYGWQDAALTVTSLDPAVATVGGSPGVPAARPWVVAEGPGRGALLQLSLHPLDACRRGRHRVAALATVTAWLEVGAGRRAPTSGSPRGGPPRASSPFPRAEGAMSGEAVTAASEPRRRDPAGVGPASTKLQGLGSSSEEEEEEGYGRNRAGGEEEEEEDEMVKAPERVTDLEIGMYVLLGVFCLAIFIFLINCIFFVLRYQQKELPDAGAAPSAPQPHNWVWLGTDQEELSRQLDRRQPEPPAPEVAPEAGRCCCGVPPGTAPGSEIGVVPPSTPTPGAPLPRKEGVTPGGGRRKRVEFVTFASPRVPEEPPQPAPNVQSILVASEDDIRWVCEDMGLRDPEELRSYMERIRGSS